The sequence ctatcaaactgaaggCCGTTATCCGAGGTGATGGTATGAGGGACCCCAAATTGAGTAACGATGTTCTTCCAGATAAACTTCTTAGCATCTACATCCCTGATGTTGGCCAGGGACTCGCTTCGACCCATTTGGGGAAATAGTTTGTGCCGACCAATAGGAATCTCTTATTTCCTGTTGCTTTGGGGAAAGGGCCTACGATATCCAAGCCCCACTGAGCAAACGGCTACGAACAAGAGAGAGGATTAAGGACCCCTCGGATGTTGGAGAAAATCtctggcattgatcacacttcttgACGTACTCTTAGGCTTCCTTCTGCATACCCAGCCACCAATATCTTTGAGTGATGGCTCTGTGGGACAgagatcttcctcctgtgtgacttctacaaattccttcatgcaaCCCTCGAGTAGTAATTCTAATGCTTCAGGATGTATACATAGCAAATACGACCCAAAATAGGAGCGCTTGTACAATTTGTGATCCTCGGACAGCCAGAACTGAGGAGCTTTTCTTCATACTTTCTCAGCTTCTGATTTCTCTTCAAGTCGTGTGTCATCTTTAAGAAAGCTCACTATAGGATCCATCTAGCTCGGACCCACTCTGACTTGATGGATCCGAACCACATCCTGCTTAACTCCATCTACTTTGCACAAGTCCTCAATAAGGATGACCCGAGGTAAACCCTGAGCCAAGGAGGTGGCAAGAGTGGCCAATGAATCTACGTGCATGTTTCCACTCCTAGAGACATGTGACAAGTCGAAGAATTCAAAATCCGATTGCAAGCGCCTGACCTGACTCAAGTACTCTTGCATTCTCACATCTCTGGCATCTAGGTCGCCCTTCACTTGACCCACAACCAATCTtgagtccgagaatgcttccACTTCCTTTCCTCCCATTTTTTGTACCATGGCCATTCCTTTCAATAAAGCCACATATTTGGCTTCGTTGTTTGTGGCTGAAAACCCTAGTCTCAATAATTTCTCTATGGTAATCTTCTTAGGGGATATTAGAACTAACCCCACCCCGGACCCCCTTTGGTTAGCTGCGCCATCAACATACACTTTCCAGCGTGATGGTCCTTGCACGGAAATTGTGCCAACCAATTTTTCATCCATTTTTTGCTCCTCTGCTCTTATTTATATCGGGGGTTCAGCAAATTTAGCTATTAAATCAGCGAGGACCTGGCCCTTTACGGAGGTCCGAGGCATGTATTTGTTATCGAAAGCTCCTAGAACTGTGCTCCACATAGCAATTCTTCCCGTGTAATCGGCACTTCGGAGTATAGACTTAAGCAGAAGCTAAGTTAGAACAACAACTATATGCGCTTGGAAGTAATGAGGGAGTTTTCGTGTGGCATGCACTACTGCCAAAATTACATTCTCCAATGGTAAATAGCACACCTcagcctcatgtaatgatttactCACATAATAGACTAGCTGTTGTATGCCACCATTAGTTCATATCAACACCAAGCTTACAGCATAAGAGGCCACCGCAATGTAGGCGAACAAAACCTCGTCGGCCttagggctggacatgatgggtggtcgggatAGGTATTACTTAAGTTGTTGGAAGGCTAAAGCACAATCCTCAgaccattcaaatcctttccatttaCTCATTAGGAGGTAAAATGGCCGGCACCTATCCGCAGATCTAGAAATAAACCGATTCAAGGCTGCGATCATTCCAATGAGTTTCTAGACTTTTTTGGGATTTCGAGGAGGCTACAGATTGTGAATTGCTTTGATCTGATCTGGGCttacctcaattcccctatgagtTACCATATAGCCCAAAAATTTTCTGAACCCAATACCAAATGAGCACTTAGAGGCATTGAGACGCAGTTTGTGTTTCCTTAAGATGTCAAAAATGACTCTGAGGTCTTCCACATGCTCAAACACCACTTtgctctttaccaccatgtcatctatgtagacttcaatacTCTTGTCCAGCTGTGACTTAAACAttctagtcatcatcctttggtaggtagaccccgcattcttcaaaccaaaaggcatcactttgtagtgaTAATTTCCAATAGGAGTCATGAATGCCATTTTTTCTTGATCATCCAgggctagtggtatttgatggtagCCTTGGAAGATCATCCAaggctagtggtatttgatggtagccttggaaggcatctAAGAAGCTTATCCGAGGATGGCCTGTAGTTACATCCACTAACTAGTCTATCCAAGGCATGGGGAACAAGTCTTTCAGACACGCCTTGtttaagtctgtgaagtccacacaaactTGCCACTTCCCACTCTTCTTTTTTACAACCACAGTGTTAGCCAACCACTCAGGGTAGAAcacctccttgatagcccctaCGTGTTTGAGCTTTCTCACCTCATCCCTGACAGCGTCGACGTGCTCCTTAGATGGGCGCcaaggtggttttttttttttttttttggagtggcTAATGGATTTACATTTAAGTGGTGGCAAATGAAGTTCAGATCAATTCCTAGGGTATCATAAgcgtcccatgcgaacacatcgATGTTTTCTCTGAGGAACCCTATCAATCCCTCCTTTTCCAGAGGGGGTAGTTGAGATCCTACCTGGAAGAACCTCTCCGGGTCATCGCCAATGATCACCTTTTCTAAATCCTCACATTTTGCTTCCTCGGCTAGTGCATTAATAGGCGATGCCAGGGTCTTTGATTGCTATGAGCTTTCTTCAACACGGGCCGAGGACTCCGCTTTGGGCCGATGTGAGATGGCAGCCACCAGGCATTCTCTCGCCATAGCCTGGCAACCTCGAATTTCCAAGACCCGGCCCTCGAAAGGgaacttcaccttctgatgcaaGGTAGGGGCAACGGCTCATAAGGTATGAAGCCAAGGTTTGGCCACGATGGCAGTGTAAAAGGAGTAAGTATCCACTACAATGAAGTTAGCCTCCACTATCTCCGGGCTGGTTTGCACAGGTAGTCTAATCTGGCCCTTTGGCATGATCATCTTCCTGTCAAAAGTCAATAAGGGGGAGCTGTAGGACGTCAAGTTTTCTAGTCTCAGCTTCAGCCCCTTATAGAGATTAGGGTACATGATCTCGGCCCCACTACCACCATCTACCATCACCCTTTTTACGTCGTAACCCCCAATCCGAAGAGTGATTACCAACGCgtcgtcgtggggttggattGTTCCGATTTTGTATTCCTCGGAGAAACCCAAGACTGGATGAGGATACACTTTAGGCCTTTTTGGTTCTAGGATAGAGTTATCAGCGAGTAGCCGACCTACAGACATCACCCTAGTAAGGCATGAGCCCGTCCTCCCCGGAGTAGCAAAGATTACGTTTATCGTTCCTAGGGTGGTCTCAAGGAAGTGTCTCTCCGGGGCTCCTAGCTTACCTGGCCTTGATGACCACTGGAAGGATGCAAGAGGTGCCTCAGTTTCCCTTCTCGAACCAACTGATCAAGGTGGTTCCAAAGGTTCCTGCAATCTTCTGTAGTATATTCGTGTTCTTGGTGGTATTGACAATACAGACTCCGATTGCGCTTTATGGAGTCTCCAGCCATCTTATTCGGCCacttgaagaatggctcgttcttgattttctccaaaacttgaTGTACTAGTTCTCTGAATACGACATTAACCGTCTGTGTATTGGTTAATCTGGATTACCCTACGAAATCTCTTCTCGAACGGTTATTGTTGTATCGATCCGACCTAAAATCACTCCTCCTTTGtgggataaccttctcctttccttttccttacAGCTGGTCctcttccacccttttgtatttgtcaatcCGGTCCATAAGTTGACGTACACTGGTGACAAGCTTACtagtcaaggatttcctcaagccGTGCTCGGTTGGGAGACCGCTTTTAAAAGTGCTAATGGAGACATCATCAAAGTTTTCATCCATCTCATTGTACATTTCCCAATATCTGTCCGAGTATGCTTTTAGAGTTTCTCCCTCACGCATGGACAATGACAACAACAAGCTTaaaggccgaggagccctactatTCGTAATGAAACGAGAGCCAAAGGCTTGGGTAAGCTGCTTATAGGAATTTATGGAGTTCGTCTTCaagccgttgaaccacctcatcgctaCAAGTCCTAGGCTGGACGGGAAgaccttgcacatcaaagctTCGTTCTTGGAGTGGATGCCATTCTTTGAttaaactggctcacatgctctacgAGATCCGTTCGACCATTATAAACGATGAACGTAGGCTGATGGAACCGCCGAGGTAGCCTAGCTCCTTCTATACTGTGCGTGAAAGGTGACTTAGAGATCTGATCCAGAGCCTTACTCATGGCATCATTACCTAGACACCTACTAGATGGGCCCTTTTTGTTTTCGTCTATGATGGTGCTCGTCTTCATAAGAGAAGGTCTTGCTTGGAGGAGTTCTTGCTCTCTGCCTGTAATTGCTGTCCTCTTCATCATTAGAGGATATGTCAGAACCGGAAAGAGATCGCCTCCGCTGTGCATAgcacaatttctttttcaagtCATCTATCTCCTGCTGCATGGTTTGGTTGTTGTTTTGTCTCTAGGATATGTGACTGCCCACTTGGGAGTGGCTTTTGCTCGTCTGGGTGGTATGCACACTCCCCTCTCGATTCCTTTCATTGCCCTGATTTTGCTCAAGGTTAGGAAGATTACTCTATCGCTGGAACCCTGCGAGTTCTGTAAGTTGGGGATATATTTGGCGTGGGTTTTCTTGGTGCGGACCTGATCCTACCATGTTTAACCGTTGCACTCACTAACACataagttcttcccacagacggcaccaattgtagggATTGGATTTGAGCACTATTCTTAAGGGATAAGTGCATTCAAGCCCAacaaacccaatacaataaatttgtagagagtggatagAAGAACTGGGCTTTAATGAGTGTAACAACAGTTAGAGATGGTTTAAAGAATgaacaagtaaaacaaatatggaCTTGAGCAAGCAATTTAGTTCTCGGCATTGGTCCGAGgagtttcaacttatatatttcttgaGTGATAGTGGTAATGGTTACAAAGTTGGTTCAGATCGCTACAGTGTGTCTTCTAGTTCAAATTTCCAATCCCTTTCCTCAGGGCTCCTTCTTCTTTATATACTACtttccttcttcatcttcaccGTACATGTGCAGGTAGGATTTGATGTTGTTGGTCTTTTCACATCAACCTTCTCCCAAAGCTCTTAGGTAGTAGCTGTGAGTCTAAAAAGCCACTGCTCAGGTatcatttccacattaatgtggccagagtATTAGTTGtggagcatttaatgtggaggcagTAGCTTTTCCTAGAATTGCTCTACCGCCATGCTCCAGTGTGCTTACTTTCTATACCTATCTTTTCCTTAGGATGCTTTGGAAGATTGTCTTTTTTGGTAAATCAATTTTCTTCTACCTCGGCTTTTGCTAGCCGAGGACAGCGTTGTCCTTGGCACGGTTTTCAAGGTCGCAATGATTACCACTGTCTTCTTCGTACACGATTCTGGACCTCGGCATTGGCCTCAGGCCCAGTACGAAAGGTGGATGTATGTCACTGGGCCTTATGACCCCACAATTGGTATAttggttcttttttttgaaaaggggggggggggggggggagaggggGTTGGTTTAAGAGATAGAACATATATAATGGTTCAATGTTAATGAGTCTATGCATGTTGCAAACATATGACATATGATAAACACATGTAAATTGAAATAGTAAATTAAGATAGAATCAGGTTAATGGGTGCCCTTATGTTATTTTGTTAAGGgatattttaggaaaattttgatatcattaaaaaactcaattaccctttttttttcttataaaaagttttaagaGTTATTTCTTAGACCAATATTTTTAAAGCATCCATTACCTTTTCCCATTAAAACAAGGTCTCAAtatattttaagaaatcaaattttttttttttttttttttttttttttgagaaacttttaagaaatcaagttaGATGtctaaactttatatatttagattaatttcttatttcgattattaataattatgaactacttatttttgtttctttattttaatggtATTAAATATATGTTTG is a genomic window of Quercus lobata isolate SW786 chromosome 2, ValleyOak3.0 Primary Assembly, whole genome shotgun sequence containing:
- the LOC115966322 gene encoding uncharacterized protein LOC115966322 gives rise to the protein MRWFNGLKTNSINSYKQLTQAFGSRFITNSRAPRPLSLLLSLSMREGETLKAYSDRYWEMYNEMDENFDDVSISTFKSGLPTEHGLRKSLTSKLVTSVRQLMDRIDKYKRVEEDQLELVHQVLEKIKNEPFFKWPNKMAGDSIKRNRSLYCQYHQEHEYTTEDCRNLWNHLDQLVREGKLRHLLHPSSGHQGQEDDHAKGPD